In Sodalis ligni, a single genomic region encodes these proteins:
- a CDS encoding sigma 54-interacting transcriptional regulator: protein MEKKDYHFLVVSPTNDLTKMVCKIAPEFDCSITLVRGVLDNAAEMARKSLDSHTEIIISRGGTAGYLRNNFNDIPIVSVHTTALNVLRTLLDFNRSAAPGDAAGKIVCFSFGHEIYGLQQVAQAVRCNITNAVFDNFQELENKIILAKEAGAELLLGGQLIPPLAVKYGLRAKVLESEEDSVRIAFNEACNIAGTRRVLTQRNFMLQTILDSVWDGVLVTDTDNHITHMNKRAESIMNVDFSSVLGHKARDVIPNTNVESVLNSKRAEYGELQDIGNATIVTNRVPIIIDSSCRGVVCTFTEAADIKHQEMRLRKPKQTGFAAKYRLEDIVTGHGDMREIIELAAIYAKTDSTVLIQGESGTGKELFAQGIHHASARRDNPFVALNCATIPENLLESELFGYEAGAFTGARSKGKPGLFELADKGTLFLDEMGELPLSFQVKLLRILQEKEVRRVGGDSTLSIDVRIVCATNKNLSQLCASGGFREDLYYRLNILSLDIPPLRARGDDALIIGKRLLARLIHDEQQLAAIYPFMEKTFVTWPWPGNVRELQSVVERIALLFQIKDEKKRRLLLDRLFLRIKSAAPNLIADDGASGDFSLPPLAERDSLPLKTMIKRHEQQIIMSCLAECQGSHSKVAQKLGISTMSLWRKLQEMKYSESDNHPAGEADKE from the coding sequence ATGGAAAAAAAAGATTATCACTTCTTAGTCGTCTCCCCCACCAACGATCTGACAAAAATGGTCTGCAAGATCGCGCCGGAGTTCGATTGCAGCATCACGCTGGTACGCGGCGTATTGGACAACGCTGCGGAGATGGCGCGCAAGTCTCTGGATTCCCATACCGAGATTATCATCAGCCGCGGCGGCACGGCGGGATATTTACGCAATAATTTTAATGATATACCTATTGTATCCGTCCATACTACCGCGCTGAACGTTCTTCGGACTCTGCTGGATTTCAACCGGTCCGCCGCCCCCGGTGACGCCGCCGGCAAAATCGTCTGTTTTAGCTTCGGGCACGAAATTTACGGTTTGCAGCAGGTGGCCCAGGCCGTGCGTTGCAACATTACCAACGCTGTTTTCGATAATTTTCAGGAGCTGGAAAATAAAATAATTCTGGCCAAAGAAGCCGGGGCGGAGCTGCTGTTGGGCGGGCAATTGATCCCGCCCCTGGCGGTAAAATACGGTCTTAGGGCCAAGGTACTGGAGTCCGAAGAGGATTCGGTGCGGATCGCTTTTAATGAAGCATGCAATATCGCCGGCACCCGGCGCGTTTTGACCCAGCGTAATTTTATGCTGCAAACCATTTTGGACAGCGTGTGGGACGGCGTCCTGGTCACCGATACCGACAATCATATCACCCACATGAATAAACGGGCCGAATCCATCATGAACGTGGATTTCAGCTCCGTGCTCGGCCATAAAGCCCGCGATGTCATCCCTAATACCAATGTCGAGAGCGTTTTAAACAGCAAACGCGCCGAATACGGCGAACTGCAAGACATCGGCAACGCCACCATCGTCACCAACAGGGTACCTATTATCATCGACTCCTCCTGCCGGGGAGTGGTTTGTACCTTTACCGAAGCAGCGGATATCAAGCACCAGGAGATGCGGCTGCGCAAGCCTAAGCAAACCGGCTTCGCCGCCAAATACCGTCTGGAAGATATCGTCACCGGGCACGGGGATATGCGTGAAATCATCGAGCTGGCCGCTATCTACGCCAAAACCGACTCGACGGTGCTTATTCAAGGGGAGTCAGGTACCGGCAAAGAACTTTTTGCCCAGGGAATACATCATGCCAGTGCCCGCCGGGATAACCCTTTTGTCGCCCTTAATTGCGCCACAATTCCCGAGAACCTGTTGGAAAGCGAACTGTTCGGTTATGAGGCCGGCGCCTTTACCGGCGCCAGAAGCAAAGGGAAACCAGGTCTTTTTGAACTGGCCGATAAAGGAACCCTCTTTCTTGATGAGATGGGTGAGCTGCCCCTGTCCTTCCAGGTTAAGCTGCTGCGGATATTGCAGGAAAAAGAAGTGCGCCGGGTGGGAGGCGACAGCACTCTCTCAATTGACGTGCGCATCGTCTGCGCCACCAATAAAAACTTAAGCCAGCTTTGCGCCAGCGGCGGGTTCAGGGAAGATCTGTATTACCGCCTTAACATCCTATCCCTGGATATTCCCCCTCTGAGAGCGCGGGGCGATGACGCGCTGATCATCGGCAAACGTTTGCTGGCGCGGCTAATTCATGATGAGCAGCAGTTGGCGGCGATCTATCCTTTTATGGAGAAGACCTTTGTGACCTGGCCTTGGCCGGGCAATGTGCGCGAATTGCAAAGCGTCGTGGAACGCATCGCCCTGCTATTTCAAATCAAAGACGAAAAAAAGCGGCGTTTGCTGCTTGACCGGCTTTTTCTTCGCATCAAAAGCGCTGCGCCGAACCTCATCGCCGATGACGGCGCCTCCGGCGATTTTTCCCTGCCGCCACTGGCCGAAAGGGACTCTTTGCCGCTGAAAACCATGATTAAGCGTCACGAACAGCAAATCATCATGAGCTGCCTGGCGGAATGCCAGGGGAGTCACAGCAAGGTGGCGCAGAAACTGGGGATCAGCACCATGAGCCTTTGGCGCAAACTTCAGGAGATGAAATATAGCGAGTCGGATAATCATCCCGCCGGTGAGGCAGATAAAGAATAA